The following coding sequences lie in one Mycobacterium sp. DL440 genomic window:
- a CDS encoding TrkA family potassium uptake protein, translated as MKVAIAGAGAVGRSIARELLENNHDVTLLERNPSHIDVDAIPAAHWRLGDACELTVMESVKLEEFDVVIAATGDDKVNVVVSLLAKTEFAVPRVVARVNDPRNEWLFDENWGVDVAVSTPRMLASLVEEAVAVGDLVRLMEFRKGQANLVEITLPDDTPWGGKPVKRLELPRDTALVTILRGARVIVPESDDPLEGGDELLFVAVTESEDELRELLLRAAPR; from the coding sequence ATGAAGGTTGCCATCGCCGGGGCCGGGGCCGTGGGCCGCTCCATCGCCCGCGAGCTGCTTGAGAACAACCATGACGTGACGCTGCTGGAACGTAACCCCAGCCACATCGACGTCGATGCCATCCCGGCCGCGCACTGGCGGCTGGGCGATGCCTGTGAGCTCACCGTGATGGAGTCGGTCAAGCTCGAGGAATTCGATGTGGTGATCGCGGCGACCGGTGACGACAAGGTCAACGTCGTGGTCAGCCTGCTGGCCAAGACCGAGTTCGCGGTTCCGCGGGTGGTGGCCCGCGTCAACGATCCCCGCAACGAGTGGCTGTTCGACGAGAACTGGGGGGTGGACGTGGCGGTGTCGACGCCGCGCATGCTCGCCTCGCTCGTCGAGGAGGCCGTCGCGGTCGGCGATCTGGTGCGCCTGATGGAGTTCCGCAAGGGACAGGCCAACCTGGTCGAGATCACGCTGCCCGACGACACCCCGTGGGGCGGCAAGCCCGTCAAGCGGCTCGAGCTGCCCCGCGACACCGCACTGGTGACCATCCTGCGCGGAGCGAGGGTGATCGTGCCCGAATCCGACGATCCTCTTGAGGGTGGAGACGAGTTACTGTTCGTCGCCGTCACCGAGTCCGAGGACGAACTGCGCGAGCTGCTGCTGCGTGCGGCGCCGCGCTAA
- a CDS encoding TrkA family potassium uptake protein, producing MRVVVMGCGRVGASLADSLARIGHEVAVIDRDSTAFHRLSPEFAGERVLGMGFDRDVLLRAGIEEAGAFAAVSSGDNSNIISARVARETFGVERVVARIYDAKRAAVYERLGIPTVATVPWTTDRLLNVLTRETETTKWRDPSGNVGVAELPLHQDWAGHLVTDLEAATGGRVAFMIRFGNGYLPEPKTVIQAGDQVYMAAVSGHVAEALAIAALPPSDDVESH from the coding sequence GTGCGTGTAGTCGTCATGGGGTGCGGCCGGGTGGGTGCGTCCCTCGCAGACAGCCTGGCCCGCATCGGCCACGAGGTCGCGGTCATCGACCGGGACAGCACCGCTTTCCACCGGCTCTCGCCGGAGTTCGCCGGTGAACGTGTGCTCGGTATGGGTTTCGACCGCGACGTGCTGCTGCGCGCCGGCATCGAGGAGGCCGGAGCGTTCGCCGCGGTGTCCTCTGGCGACAACTCCAACATCATCTCGGCCCGAGTGGCCCGCGAGACGTTCGGCGTCGAGCGCGTGGTGGCGCGTATCTATGACGCCAAGCGTGCCGCGGTCTACGAGCGGCTGGGCATCCCCACCGTGGCCACTGTTCCGTGGACCACCGATCGTCTGCTCAACGTGCTGACCAGGGAGACCGAGACCACCAAGTGGCGGGACCCGTCGGGCAACGTGGGCGTGGCCGAACTTCCGCTGCACCAGGATTGGGCCGGGCACCTGGTCACCGACTTGGAGGCCGCGACGGGCGGCCGGGTGGCCTTCATGATCCGGTTCGGCAACGGGTATCTGCCCGAACCCAAGACCGTGATCCAGGCCGGCGATCAGGTGTACATGGCCGCGGTGTCCGGACACGTCGCCGAGGCGCTGGCCATCGCGGCACTGCCACCGAGCGACGACGTGGAGTCTCACTGA